In Vigna angularis cultivar LongXiaoDou No.4 chromosome 8, ASM1680809v1, whole genome shotgun sequence, one DNA window encodes the following:
- the LOC108343928 gene encoding uncharacterized protein LOC108343928, whose amino-acid sequence MRENHWIVDVVLKHVARTLQLHYCIASSLFRISSLFVPTFILLRSCFTKSKRTMSFSHSPSESQAQSSQSTTVIPPHLVKRMQQSECFNCHQLGHWSSYCPSKSPNSKLVSPSPNAVQCSCGHGACEIKTSRSGRNFYTCPIKSGVKCKDFVKWCDEPVAERDLQPPMIKYPECACKAGVCRRVKGEETDGGFKYYFTCPVKQGHGSCGYRVWEDEIKLLDGKSIVPTQRSRQRSLHDFWEECQNDETDNELGSKLSERMKVTDYSEDPLAVPDKEDGGAVLTVADSNRNGFPDFMVDGDDSEFINSVSWDTVEEEAFLSLSQISIPSRMRWRQIMFERRISSNASFGSCRMGWLGRLIFFHPAQSLNLPTPKPFFCCIFPSFNPIIVPKQRNVSDGPCNKLAIKSVSQQHAQLSTGCHTEASGHVVSPSKSPDGERKSKASRHREVILFTQQQLLADLETLAPHEHESMKEAAETTFAILDVLQVDYKKFSDHVLDYINFASSIAEIDRSMENFLTMEDLNKFFEEEKMRLAQLQDDHVKTKALLEASKRHGQLLCEQVSHLEAMLNAKQNQLKFCELETLKIETRLGHLERNILATDITLKQTKMAKKQSEERQTKQIAAQEVLQKAKLELENW is encoded by the exons ATGCGTGAGAATCATTGGATTGTTGACGTTGTTCTTAAGCATGTTGCACGGACACTCCAGCTCCACTACTGCATTGCATCTTCGCTGTTCAGAATCTCTTCTCTCTTTGTTCCAACCTTCATTCTTCTTCGGTCGTGTTTCACCAAGAGCAAGAGAACCATGTCTTTCTCGCATTCACCTTCAGAATCTCAAGCTCAGAGTTCTCAAAGCACTACTGTAATCCCCCCACATCTTGTCAAACGAATGCAGCAATCAGAATGCTTCAATTGTCACCAACTTGGACATTGGTCTTCGTACTGTCCTTCCAAATCCCCCAATTCTAAACTCGTCTCACCTTCTCCCAACGCTGTACAGTGCAGTTGTGGGCATGGCGCATGCGAAATCAAAACCTCACGCAGTGGGAGGAACTTCTATACCTGCCCCATCAAAAGT GGGGTAAAATGTAAGGACTTTGTTAAGTGGTGCGATGAACCTGTTGCTGAGAGAGATTTGCAGCCTCCAATGATAAAGTATCCTGAGTGTGCGTGTAAGGCTGGAGTTTGTAGAAGAGTTAAGGGTGAAGAGACGGATGGAGGTTTTAAGTACTATTTTACTTGCCCTGTTAAACAG GGTCATGGATCTTGCGGATACCGTGTTTGGGAGGATGAGATTAAACTGCTTGATGGAAAAAGCATTGTTCCTACCCAGCGAAGCAGGCAAAGGAGTCTTCATGATTTTTGGGAGGAATGCCAAAATGATGAAACTGATAATGAGCTGGGAAGTAAACTCAGTGAAAGGATGAAAGTTACAGACTATTCTGAGGATCCCTTGGCTGTGCCAGACAAAGAAGATGGTGGTGCAGTATTAACTGTAGCAGATTCGAATCGCAATGGTTTTCCAGATTTCATGGTTGATGGTGATGATTCCGAGTTTATAAACTCGGTTTCGTGGGATACTGTTGAGGAAGAAGCATTTCTATCACTATCTCAAATATCGATACCTTCAAGGATGCGTTGGCGACAAATTATGTTTGAGAGGCGCATTTCCTCCAATGCTTCATTTg GTTCTTGTCGAATGGGTTGGCTTGGCCGTCTTATTTTCTTCCATCCAGCTCAAAGCTTGAATCTCCCCACGCCTAAGCCATTTTTCTGCT GCATTTTCCCATCCTTTAATCCAATAATTGTCCCTAAACAGAGGAATGTTTCTGATGGTCCTTGCAACAAGCTTGCTATAAAAAGTGTTAGTCAACAACATGCCCAACTTTCAACTGGTTGCCATACTGAGGCTTCTGGACATGTAGTTAGTCCCAGCAAATCACCAGATGGTGAAAGAAAGTCAAAGGCATCAAGGCATAGAGAAGTGATCTTGTTCACACAGCAACAACTTCTAGCTGATCTAGAAACCTTGGCTCCTCATGAGCATGAGTCCATGAAAGAGGCAGCAGAAACCACTTTTGCAATATTAGATGTTTTACAGGTTGACTACAAAAAGTTTTCTGATCATGTCTTGGACTATATCAATTTTGCAtcatcaattgcagaaatagaTAGATCCATGGAAAATTTCCTTACTATGGAAGATCTCAACAAATTCTTtgaggaggagaaaatgagattaGCTCAACTCCAAGATGATCATGTCAAGACCAAAGCTTTGCTTGAAGCATCAAAAAGACATGGACAATTGCTATGTGAACAGGTCTCTCATCTCGAGGCCATGCTCAatgcaaaacaaaatcaattaaagTTTTGTGAGTTGGAGACCTTAAAGATTGAAACTCGCCTTGGTCATTTGGAAAGGAATATATTGGCGACTGACATAACGCTGAAGCAAACGAAAATGGCAAAGAAACAAAGTGAAGAAAGACAGACAAAGCAAATTGCAGCTCAGGAAGTTCTGCAGAAGGCAAAACTTGAATTGGAAAATTGGTAA